The Meriones unguiculatus strain TT.TT164.6M chromosome 6, Bangor_MerUng_6.1, whole genome shotgun sequence genome has a window encoding:
- the Rtp3 gene encoding receptor-transporting protein 3 isoform X1 has protein sequence MMEDIELWQQVFQELIQEVKPWHKWTLTLDKDLLPDVLKPGWTQYQQKTFARFHCPSCSRSWASGQVMMVFHMRWREKKGKGQVKMRVFAQRCNQCPEPPFAAPEFTRDNISRILNNLLFRILKKCYKEGFKQMGEIPLLGDTNLEGPHDSNNCEACLQGFCVQGLGPASKPPAPPLSPTSKPTREPKATAVCSNIPCSQPSSKVEKPQATTVNPKASNSTKDNPKISHTSKPSTVPILTTQQLSLVSSPTPRHVTQMPSPVESLGAADLANKNTRPKTPKALPQSSSSVPSTSSSFVPPTSSSFASPTSSYDGPSSKVEKPQASKVNPQTSNPTKDDPKVSHTSKPSTVPILTTQQLSLVSSPIPRYVTQMPSPVESLRAADLANKNTRPKTPKALPQSSSSVPSTSSSYVPPTSSSFVPPTSSFVVPTSSSYVGSSSWRSPANTTCQVEISSRIRRESEAFCCGACCGACCGACCGACFEGCCGCGEVCCRIGLACCECWCRFIVAFCDLMSHSPCGCLVFIILLIIVVNLF, from the exons ATGATGGAAGACATAGAACTATGGCAACAAGTGTTCCAGGAGCTGATTCAAGAGGTGAAACCGTGGCACAAATGGACCCTCACACTAGACAAGGACCTTCTCCCTGACGTTCTGAAGCCAGGGTGGACGCAATACCAGCAAAAGACCTTCGCCAG GTTCCACTGTCCCTCCTGCTCTCGAAGTTGGGCCTCTGGCCAAGTCATGATGGTCTTTCACATGCGCTGGCGTGAGAAGAAGGGCAAGGGACAGGTGAAGATGAGGGTGTTTGCTCAGAGATGCAATCAGTGCCCTGAGCCTCCATTTGCAGCTCCAGAGTTTACTCGGGACAACATCTCAAGGATCTTAAACAACCTGCTCTTCCGAATCCTGAAGAAGTGCTATAAGGAAGGGTTTAAGCAAATGGGCGAGATTCCTTTGCTTGGGGATACCAACCTCGAAGGACCGCATGACAGCAACAACTGTGAGGCATGTCTACAGGGCTTTTGCGTTCAGGGCTTAGGCCCAGCCTCAAAGCCACCAGCACCCCCATTATCTCCCACCTCCAAGCCAACTAGGGAGCCTAAGGCCACTGCCGTTTGCAGCAACATTCCCTGCTCACAGCCCTCCTCTAAGGTGGAAAAGCCCCAAGCAACAACAGTGAACCCCAAAGCCAGCAACTCTACCAAAGATAACCCCAAGATTAGCCACACCTCAAAACCATCAACTGTCCCAATATTGACAACCCAACAGTTGTCACTGGTAAGCTCACCTACTCCCAGACATGTCACTCAAATGCCTTCTCCTGTAGAGAGCCTCGGGGCAGCAGATCTAGCTAACAAGAACACCAGGCCCAAGACCCCAAAGGCATTGCCCCAATCCTCCTCATCTGTCCCATCCACTTCCTCCTCATTTGTCCCACCGACTTCCTCCTCATTTGCCTCACCCACTTCCTCATATGATGGACCCTCCTCTAAAGTGGAAAAGCCCCAAGCATCAAAAGTGAACCCCCAAACCAGTAACCCTACCAAAGATGACCCCAAGGTTAGTCATACCTCAAAACCATCAACTGTCCCAATATTGACAACCCAACAGTTGTCACTGGTAAGCTCACCTATCCCCAGATATGTCACTCAAATGCCTTCTCCTGTAGAGAGCCTCAGGGCAGCAGATCTAGCTAACAAGAACACCAGGCCCAAGACCCCAAAGGCATTGCCCCAATCCTCCTCATCTGTCCCATCCACTTCCTCCTCTTATGTCCCACCAACTTCCTCCTCATTTGTCCCACCCACTTCCTCATTTGTTGTGCCCACTTCCTCTTCATATGTTGGTTCCAGTTCTTGGAGATCACCAGCAAATACCACTTGCCAAGTAGAGATAAGCAGCCGTATCCGCCGAGAAAGTGAGGCTTTCTGCTGCGGGGCCTGCTGCGGGGCCTGCTGCGGGGCCTGCTGCGGGGCGTGCTTCGAGGGCTGCTGTGGGTGTGGAGAGGTCTGCTGCAGGATTGGCTTGGCCTGCTGTGAGTGCTGGTGCCGGTTCATTGTGGCCTTCTGTGACTTAATGTCACACAGTCCATGTGGCTGCTTGGTCTTTATAATCTTACTTATTATTGTTGtgaacttattttaa
- the Rtp3 gene encoding receptor-transporting protein 3 isoform X2 yields the protein MMVFHMRWREKKGKGQVKMRVFAQRCNQCPEPPFAAPEFTRDNISRILNNLLFRILKKCYKEGFKQMGEIPLLGDTNLEGPHDSNNCEACLQGFCVQGLGPASKPPAPPLSPTSKPTREPKATAVCSNIPCSQPSSKVEKPQATTVNPKASNSTKDNPKISHTSKPSTVPILTTQQLSLVSSPTPRHVTQMPSPVESLGAADLANKNTRPKTPKALPQSSSSVPSTSSSFVPPTSSSFASPTSSYDGPSSKVEKPQASKVNPQTSNPTKDDPKVSHTSKPSTVPILTTQQLSLVSSPIPRYVTQMPSPVESLRAADLANKNTRPKTPKALPQSSSSVPSTSSSYVPPTSSSFVPPTSSFVVPTSSSYVGSSSWRSPANTTCQVEISSRIRRESEAFCCGACCGACCGACCGACFEGCCGCGEVCCRIGLACCECWCRFIVAFCDLMSHSPCGCLVFIILLIIVVNLF from the coding sequence ATGATGGTCTTTCACATGCGCTGGCGTGAGAAGAAGGGCAAGGGACAGGTGAAGATGAGGGTGTTTGCTCAGAGATGCAATCAGTGCCCTGAGCCTCCATTTGCAGCTCCAGAGTTTACTCGGGACAACATCTCAAGGATCTTAAACAACCTGCTCTTCCGAATCCTGAAGAAGTGCTATAAGGAAGGGTTTAAGCAAATGGGCGAGATTCCTTTGCTTGGGGATACCAACCTCGAAGGACCGCATGACAGCAACAACTGTGAGGCATGTCTACAGGGCTTTTGCGTTCAGGGCTTAGGCCCAGCCTCAAAGCCACCAGCACCCCCATTATCTCCCACCTCCAAGCCAACTAGGGAGCCTAAGGCCACTGCCGTTTGCAGCAACATTCCCTGCTCACAGCCCTCCTCTAAGGTGGAAAAGCCCCAAGCAACAACAGTGAACCCCAAAGCCAGCAACTCTACCAAAGATAACCCCAAGATTAGCCACACCTCAAAACCATCAACTGTCCCAATATTGACAACCCAACAGTTGTCACTGGTAAGCTCACCTACTCCCAGACATGTCACTCAAATGCCTTCTCCTGTAGAGAGCCTCGGGGCAGCAGATCTAGCTAACAAGAACACCAGGCCCAAGACCCCAAAGGCATTGCCCCAATCCTCCTCATCTGTCCCATCCACTTCCTCCTCATTTGTCCCACCGACTTCCTCCTCATTTGCCTCACCCACTTCCTCATATGATGGACCCTCCTCTAAAGTGGAAAAGCCCCAAGCATCAAAAGTGAACCCCCAAACCAGTAACCCTACCAAAGATGACCCCAAGGTTAGTCATACCTCAAAACCATCAACTGTCCCAATATTGACAACCCAACAGTTGTCACTGGTAAGCTCACCTATCCCCAGATATGTCACTCAAATGCCTTCTCCTGTAGAGAGCCTCAGGGCAGCAGATCTAGCTAACAAGAACACCAGGCCCAAGACCCCAAAGGCATTGCCCCAATCCTCCTCATCTGTCCCATCCACTTCCTCCTCTTATGTCCCACCAACTTCCTCCTCATTTGTCCCACCCACTTCCTCATTTGTTGTGCCCACTTCCTCTTCATATGTTGGTTCCAGTTCTTGGAGATCACCAGCAAATACCACTTGCCAAGTAGAGATAAGCAGCCGTATCCGCCGAGAAAGTGAGGCTTTCTGCTGCGGGGCCTGCTGCGGGGCCTGCTGCGGGGCCTGCTGCGGGGCGTGCTTCGAGGGCTGCTGTGGGTGTGGAGAGGTCTGCTGCAGGATTGGCTTGGCCTGCTGTGAGTGCTGGTGCCGGTTCATTGTGGCCTTCTGTGACTTAATGTCACACAGTCCATGTGGCTGCTTGGTCTTTATAATCTTACTTATTATTGTTGtgaacttattttaa
- the Lrrc2 gene encoding leucine-rich repeat-containing protein 2, producing MGHKVVVFDISVVRALWETRVKKHKAWQKKEAERLEKSALEKIKEEWNFVAECRRKGVPQAQYCKNGFVDTSTRLLEKIERNSVARQRVKDRDKASDPYVFELSGAQWKELPDSLKEQTHLKEWHIHSTLIQIIPTYIELFQAMRILDLPKNQIMCLPAEIGHLKNLKELNVSFNHLKSIPPELGDCENLERLDCSGNLDLTELPFELSNLKRVTFVDISANKFSSVPICVLRMCRLQWLDISSNNLSDLPQDIDRLEELQGFLLYKNKLTYLPQAMLNLRKLTLLVVSGDHLVELPTALCDASTPLKFVSLMDNPIAKTQDSDETMESEQDRQHLDKEFMKAYIEDLKEREAVPSYTTKVSFSLQL from the exons ATGGGACACAAAGTGGTCGTGTTCGACATCTCTGTCGTCAGAGCCTTGTGGGAAACTCGCGTCAAGAAGCACAAAGCATGGCAGAAGAAGGAGGCGGAAAGGCTGGAGAAGAGCGCCCTGGAAAA GATAAAGGAGGAGTGGAACTTCGTGGCCGAGTGCAGGAGGAAGGGTGTGCCCCAGGCCCAGTACTGCAAGAACGGCTTCGTGGACACCAGCACAAGGCTCCTGGAGAAGATAGAGAGGAACTCAGTCGCCAGGCAGAGAGTCAAGGACAGAGATAAAGCGAGCGATCCATATGTGTTTGAACTTTCAGGGGCGCAGTGGAAG GAGCTGCCTGATTCCCTGAAGGAGCAGACTCACCTCAAAGAATGGCACATTCACAGCACCCTCATTCAGATCATTCCTACGTACATCGAGCTGTTCCAAGCGATGAGAATTTTGGATTTGCCAAAAAACCAAATCATGTGTCTTCCAGCTGAAATTG GTCACTTGAAGAACCTGAAGGAACTCAACGTGAGCTTCAACCATCTCAAGAGTATCCCCCCGGAGCTGGGAGACTGTGAGAATCTGGAGAGACTGGACTGTTCCGGGAATCTGGACCTGACGGAGCTCCCCTTTGAG TTAAGCAACCTGAAGCGAGTTACCTTTGTGGATATCTCGGCAAACAAGTTCTCCAGCGTCCCGATCTGTGTCCTTCGGATGTGTCGTCTGCAGTGGCTGGACATCAGCAGCAACAATCTGAGTGACCTGCCGCAAGACATAGACAG GCTGGAAGAGCTGCAGGGCTTCCTGCTGTATAAAAACAAGCTGACCTACCTTCCTCAAGCCATGCTCAACCTCAGAAAGCTCACCTTGCTGGTTGTCAGTGGAGATCATCTGGTGGAGCTCCCGACTGCCCTGTGTGATGCCTCCACTCCGTTGAA ATTTGTGAGCCTCATGGACAATCCTATAGCTAAGACCCAAGACAGCGATGAGACAATGGAAAGTGAACAGGATCGCCAGCATCTCGATAAGGAATTCATGAAAGCGTACATTGAAGATCTTAAAGAGAGAG AAGCTGTTCCCAGTTATACCACCAAAGTCTCCTTTAGCCTTCAACTCTGA